CTGAATCGATCACGGGACCGCGACTGAGCTGCACAACCCTCATTGAGGTTCTGCGAAAAGCGCATTCGCAATGCTCTTCCGAGGGCTGTATAAGTCGGTGGCTTCTTCCTCCTGTTTGAAGAGGCAATCATGAACACGTTGCATACGTGGCTTTCGCAACAGCACTCCTTCCTCATCGGCTATTTTGGGACAGGGCTCGTCATTGGCGCATACGTCCCTCAGATTTGGCGCCTCTGGAGTGAGCAATGCTCCGCCGGAATCAGCGCGCGCGCCTACGCGCTGTGGATGTTATCGTCGGCGCTCTTTCTCGGTCATTCGATCACCATAGGCGATGTGGTGTTCGCGATTACGCAGCTCGTGAACATGATCGCCCTCGCGATTATCGTGGTGCTTGCGCGGCGGTTCCGTAACCAGATTTGCACCACGCACGCGCGCCAGCTTCACTCATGAGAGATCCGATTCTGGAAACGTCGAACGCCGCGGCGGCACGTCCTACCGCACGTTTGCCATCTCCGGCTGACGGCAAATGGCCCACCTAGGAACGTTTGGGCTATTCCTCTATTTGATCAGCGAAAAGGGAGGACATCATGGTCCGCGACCTTTTGATCCTAGTCGCCGTTTCGCTCGTGTTAAGCGCATCTATCTGGCACATATTCGGAAACTCGAAA
This genomic stretch from Bradyrhizobium sp. CCGB12 harbors:
- a CDS encoding PQ-loop repeat-containing protein; amino-acid sequence: MNTLHTWLSQQHSFLIGYFGTGLVIGAYVPQIWRLWSEQCSAGISARAYALWMLSSALFLGHSITIGDVVFAITQLVNMIALAIIVVLARRFRNQICTTHARQLHS